From the genome of Xiphophorus hellerii strain 12219 chromosome 11, Xiphophorus_hellerii-4.1, whole genome shotgun sequence, one region includes:
- the wasf3a gene encoding LOW QUALITY PROTEIN: wiskott-Aldrich syndrome protein family member 3 (The sequence of the model RefSeq protein was modified relative to this genomic sequence to represent the inferred CDS: deleted 1 base in 1 codon), whose amino-acid sequence MPLIKRNIEPRHLCQGAVPDGIGNELECVTNNSLSAIIRQLSCLSKHAENVFGELFNEANTFYSRANSLQDRIDRLAVKVTQLDSSVEEVSLQDINMRKAYRGTAVQDQEVLSKGSTPSSVAEMHEGCDRPPPLGALTAYREDSTDAMKFYSDPSYFFDLWKEKMLQDTEDKRKERRRQREQKRSMESSTLQREVKKVRKARNRRQEWNIMAFDKELRPDHRHPKTLRRGASSEGSLSPDGRPDLLDYPIPPVPAHAVCNYAMSPDYIPGNAHPSPPVEHEYHSIDVNYKRVTYAAAEPRVAHRLNGSARLAADCNSVPPPPLQGPPIPSAQTAFGFPPPPLNNGAVHIGPGYPLPPVPPPGPHMAPPPPGPPPPPLPPPAAPSHPLRHKETKPVKDARSDLLSAIRMGIQLKKVQEQQEQQNKREPVGNDVATILSRRIAVEYSDSEDDSEFEENDWSD is encoded by the exons ATGCCTCTGATCAAGAGAAACATTGAGCCTCGTCACCTGTGCCAAGGTGCAGTGCCTGATGGGATTGGCAACGAACTGGAATGTGTGACAAATAACTCGCTATCTGCCATCATCCGTCAGCTCAGCTGTCTGA gTAAGCATGCAGAAAACGTGTTTGGGGAGCTTTTTAACGAGGCCAACACATTTTACAGTCGTGCAAATTCTCTCCAGGACCGTATTGACCGCTTAGCAGTCAAAGTCACCCAACTGGACTCCAGCGTGGAGGAAG TGTCTCTTCAGGACATAAACATGAGGAAGGCCTATCGAGGCACTGCGGTCCAGGACCAGGAGGTTCTGTCCAAAGGCAGCACTCCCAGCTCAGTTGCTGAAATGCATGAGGGTTGTGACAGGCCTCCCCCTCTTGGTGCCCTCACAGCTTACAG GGAGGACTCCACTGACGCAATGAAATTCTACTCGGACCCATCATACTTTTTTGATCTTTGGAAGGAGAAGATGCTCCAGGACACCGAGGACAAGAGGAAAGAAAGGCGAAGGCAAAGG GAACAGAAGAGAAGTATGGAGAGCAGCACCCTCCAGCGGGAGGTGAAGAAGGTGAGGAAGGCTCGAAACCGCAGACAAGAGTGGAACATAATGGCTTTCGATAAAGAGCTTCGTCCAGATCACCGCCATCCAAAAACTCTTCGACGAGGAGCGTCGTCAGAAGGCTCTCTCTCTCCTGATGGCAG GCCTGACCTTCTGGACTACCCAATCCCTCCAGTACCTGCTCACGCTGTTTGCAACTATGCCATGTCCCCTGATTACATCCCAGGAAACGCACATCCCTCACCACCTGTGGAGCACGAATACCACAGCATCGATGTCAACTACAAGAGAGTAACTTATGCTGCAGCAGAGCCCCGTGTTGCACACAGATTAAATGGTTCTGCACGTCTGGCTGCAGACTGCAA CTCCgttccccctcctcctctccaaGGCCCACCCATCCCATCCGCCCAGACTGCATTTGGCTTTCCACCACCACCACTGAATAATGGAGCTGTGCACATAGGACCAGGGTACCCACTCCCTCCGGTACCTCCTCCGGGGCCACATATGGCACCTCCACCTCCGGGtccccctcctccacctctgcCTCCCCCTGCCGCGCCCTCACACCCACTGAGACACAAAGAAACCAAACCGGTTAAAGATGCCAGAAGTGATCTG TTGTCTGCCATTCGGATGG GCATCCAGCTGAAGAAAGTTCAAGAGCAGCAAGAGCAGCAGAACAAGAGGGAGCCGGTGGGGAACGACGTGGCCACCATCCTGTCCCGACGAATTGCAGTTGAATACAGTGATTCTGAGGATGATTCtgagtttgaagaaaatgaCTGGTCAGATTGA
- the LOC116727909 gene encoding cilia- and flagella-associated protein 100-like, whose protein sequence is MRDPIMEMYLGKDRRQSTLNIPAVEFWTTLPNSLTGRTEFTDYKERKTELRVELANLKKKTVDLEKLIRPLETEVKCNQHFCEKELDHMRKFITRIERKPIDAKNLFENAIKSKQESSFTLVTCLEEVMIAKSEFERVENILNRHKCYANVLFNLAPQEWQEAKEAEILKAKETREEHSTEPEETADSQSVEAAPTSSSDKILPWETTSPTPQTDTQSTDSAVPNDSDSDDDERIVEIYFTDPFEVVVLPSELTDQILSLIENATEMDKILEQTLDTTKLKMEEDEKKLTQQESNLESRIEMEKKRAVVLRKQVQLHNSLETKDEDILLEALGKKVTEVYLCCFESRIINQATLEKLCCVEHRMNLLLQQIEKIPRDMFETLWEIKDGERKIRAHEEKLREEREKQKIKMSKCRRRASGVIRKVPGRKIMQRWNPVRKKEEVIDDPAPLEEIDPLEELYTDCD, encoded by the exons ATGAGAGATCCAATAATGGAAATGTACCTGGGAAAGGACAGGAGACAGTCAACACTAAACATACCAGCGGTAGAGTTTTGGACTACGCTACCAA ATTCTCTGACAGGTCGAACTGAGTTCACAGATtacaaagaaaggaaaacagagcTAAGG GTTGAACTGgcaaacttaaagaaaaagacagTTGACCTGGAGAAACTCATCAGGCCACTGGAAACAGAAGTGAAATGCAATCAACATTTCTGTGAGAAAGAACTTGACCACATGAGGAAGTTCATCACACGAATtgaaagaaaacccattgatgCAAAAAACCT ATTTGAAAATGCCATCAAGTCCAAACAGGAGAGCAGTTTTACACTGGTGACGTGTTTGGAGGAAGTGATGATTGCGAAAAG TGAATTTGAAAGGGTTGAGAATATCCTCAATAGACACAAGTGTTACGCAAACGTATTGTTCAATCTTGCACCTCAAGAGTGGCAGGAAGCCAAGGAAGCTGAAATATTGAAAGCTAAAGAAACTCGGGAGGAACACAGCACTGAGCCTGAAGAAACTGCAGACAGccaaa GTGTGGAGGCAGCTCCGACATCCAGTTCAGATAAAATCCTGCCTTGGGAGACAACGTCGCCCACgccacagacagacacaca aTCAACAGATTCAGCTGTGCCTAATGACAGTGACAGTGACGACGACGAG AGGATAGTCGAGATCTACTTCACTGATCCTTTTGAGGTTGTGGTTTTACCATCGGAGTTAACTGACCAGATCCTTTCTCTGATAGAGAACGCCACTGAAATGGATAAAATACTGGAGCAGACCTTGGACACCACCAAACTTAAAAT GGAAGAAGACGAGAAGAAACTAACACAGCAAGAAAGCAACTTGGAGAGCAGAATTGAAATGGAAAAGAAGAGAGCTGTCGTACTCAGAAAGCAGGTTCAGCTCCATAACTCATTAGAAACAAAAGACgag GATATACTGTTAGAAGCTCTGGGTAAGAAGGTAACAGAAGTTTACCTTTGCTGCTTCGAGAGTCGTATTATCAATCAAGCAACTTTGGAAAAGCTCTGCTGTGTTGAGCACCGTATGAACCTCTTGCTCCAGCAAATTGAGAAAATCCCTAGAGATATGTTTGAGACACTGTGGGAAATCAAGGATGGAGAGAGGAAAATAAG GGCGCATGAGGAAAAGCTCcgggaggagagagagaagcagaaaataaagatgAGCAAGTGCAGGAGAAGAGCTTCGGGAGTGATCAGGAAAGTT cctgGAAGAAAGATCATGCAAAGATGGAATCCTGTCCGAAAGAAGGAAGAAGTTATCGATGATCCTGCTCCTCTTGAGGAAATAGACCCGTTAGAAGAGCTCTACACTGACTGTGATTAA